GCTTGCTTCGAAATCGAGGCAGTCTGCAAGTGGTTTGTTTCGTAATAAAGGcattttacgtttttttgtcttgtatCTGTAAAACGCGGTGACTAATTTGGGTGGATAAATGTAACGTAAATAGTATTAAAACTTGTAAAAAAGTGGAAAAAGTGCACTGAAAATTCATATAAGACGTTTGTAACAAGAAAACCTTAAATTCAGTCTAAACAACTCGTTGCCGCGGCAACCTCTTACTTTAGAAACCAGCTGATCGCTGTAGTATTAAAATACTAAACTAAATTTGTCCTAGTTTGTGTGAGGCGTTGAGTTGACGAGTTCTCTTCGTTCCTAAAGATTAGGGTggacgttttaaaaaaataaaacccaaCAGAATTCCATGTAACTCATTTGCAGTCGTCTTCAAATCTTAAAATTCATTCTAAGTGGAATGAGCACAAGTTCGTCCGTCGTACAACTCGGTGCCGTTTCGTCCATGTCAGGCCCACATTCAATCTTGGAGATTGGCGAAAGAAACGAACAAACACCTTCGTCTTCAGAAAATGATACAACAGTTCACCAAGATGGTCCATCTCATACAGAGAGTAACCATAAAGAAGCAGCTAGAAGTTTAACTCCTATGAATCAGCATGATCCATCTTCCGATCCAAACGACTGCATTCCTCAACATGATGATGAGCTCAGTTCCTCTGAGGATGTTGCTACAGGTTctagtaaaaaagaaaagagaccaCCCCCGCTTGAGGTATGTTAAGCTTTTATGTTGATATATACAAAATAATTTCACATGTTTGCAAACCATTGTGCTTGTGCAATACAGCAAAAGAAACCCAAAGTTTTGCAATAGTAGTACATCTTGTGTTGTGTAATAGATTCTTAAAGCCCTTTTTTAAGgttaatttattgttttaaatgctCCTAGATGGCTCAAGATCCTTCTCTTGCAACGGGAGAGGGCCCAAAAACTCCTTTATCTCCACGAGCTAGATCTGCTGGTACATTAAAAACAGatagagaaaagaaacttggTCATCGGAGAGTAGGAGAGGGAGGTGAAGTGACATATAAAAAAGTGAGCAAGTTGTAGTATTTGGCTAGATGGCATATCTATTATATTCTACCAAATTGATATACAGATTCACACTTCTCAAATTATGGGTTCAATTCAACTGGGTATCAGTCATGCTGTTGGAGGACTGGCATCAAAACCTGAAAGAGACCTCTTGATGCAAGATTTCATGACTAttgaaacaacaaatttttattcacaaGGATCACAGCTAACACCTGCACATCATTACTCAGATTTTCGTTTCAAATCATTTGCGCCTATCGCCTTCCGATATTTTCGAGATCTCTTCGGCATTCAGCCCGACGACTTCTTGGTGTGTTACAcgaaaagaattatttttttaacgattttctTATTGTAGTAGCCGTACCATACTAATTAAGCTTATGTTTACAGTTATCGCTTTGCAACGAACCGCTAAGAGAATTGACTAATCCGGGAGCAAGCGGATCTATTTTCTACCTATCGGCAGACGACGAATTCATTATAAAAACTGTACAACACAAAGAGGGAGAATTTCTTATGAAGTTGCTCCTTGGTTATTATATGGTACGAAATACTTCAACCTTAGCACGTACATGTCTAACTAatcattattttgatttccttAGAACCTTAATCAGAATCCTCGAACGCTATTGCCTAAATTTTTCGGATTGTATTGTTACATATGCAACTCGAAGAACGTACGGATGGTGGTTATGAACAATTTGCTACCATCTTCGATAAAACTTCACGAGAAATACGATCTCAAGGGTTCTacatataaaagaaaagtacGTTAGCTTAGTGTGTGGGGGGCATTTCATATGTTTAATTTATACAATTCTATTTTCCATTTATGAAAGGCTTCAAAATCAGAGCGGAGTAAAACAGTGCCCACTTTCAAGGACCTGGATTTCCTAGAACTTCATCCAGATGGAATCATGTTGGAAGCGGATACGTATAATGCTTTGATTAAGACGATTCAACGAGATTGTCGTGTTTTGGAAAGCTTTAAGATTATGGACTACAGCCTTTTAGTTGCAATTCACAATCTGGATTTGGCAGCTAAAGAAGAAGCCGAGCGTCGTAGGAATAATTCTATTGGCGATGAAGATAGTGGAGAAGAGAATGGAGCTGTGGCAGGAACATCGTCTGGGGCAACAGGAACTACTCAACCCCCACCTTTAGTTCGTAGCCGCTCCATCAACCGTCAGAAATTGGTGGCTCATTCCACTGCTTTAGAAAGTATCCAGGCGGAAAGTGAACCCATTGACGAGGAAGACGATGTTCCGTAAGCTAATTTTGAAAACATCTTCACACATGATATCTGTTTATATATGATCATATCTTTCTGATTACCCTTCAACAGACCCGGTGGCATCCCAGCTCGTAACGCTAAGGGCGAAAGACTTTTGGTCTTTCTAGGTATTATCGACATTTTACAGAGCTATcggttaaagaaaaaacttgaaCACACACTCAAGGCCATGATTCATGATGGGgtatgtttgttttcatttgaatttgctCAAGTTTCTTTCTATTGAGTattatcatcattttttttaatcgagCCCTAATGTTGTTACACTATTCTGTTTAGGATACGGTGTCGGTCCATCGTCCTGGTTTTTATTCGCAGCGATTCCAAAACTTCATGGCTAAGCAGGTCTTCAGAAAGGTGCCATCACGTAAGtcaaaattgctatttttttttcactatgGCATTTGAGCTTCGTTCAAAGATTTCTTATCATGAGTTTGGTTGTCGGGATCTTCTACCTATCTTTCACTCTGATGTACACGGTATTTAACCTCAAAGAAAAGCAGTGCTTCaagctgttttctttttctttctttcattttttgagGAAAAGTTGGTACAACGTAAACAAACAGCTTTTCCTTTCATAGAAATATTTCTATACGACTTACCTCTGCCGTTCTCGATTTGTccttctgtctctctctctcttttcttttcccctggATTCTATTCGAGTTCCCTTTGATGGGTTTTGGAAACTTAACTGTCGTTATCCTCCTCCTTGCCTAACTGTGTGGCATTTCCGTCTGCTCTttatgtttgttgtttttttcacggCCTTTCTGACCTTTATGTCTTTCTTACtctcttttctcgttttctgccCTTCTAACTTATTGCTCGAAAAATACCgaatcaatttacaaaaaTCGGCTTGCAGTGGATTTGCCCGAGTTTAAAGGCAAACACCGTAAATTCCGCAACTTGGTATCCAGCTACTTAGGTAAATGCTCCGTTTAGAACAATTCCAGCGTTCTCAAGTTTTTTCATTCGTCTATTCCGcacttctttttattttcaaaatctacTTTGACCAAACTTTTTAGTTCTCTTATGGCAGTTCAATGTTCTCGGATTCAGCACACGTTTTCCCCTTTGGCATGTTATATCGACTTAAACATGCatacgtttttatttcttcggtTGATGGATTTCCAATGATTGAtctcatttttcgttttttcttttcgtcgtaCGTCTAGCACGACAatgtttgggtttttttttttttggcaaactTCGATGCGTTGGTTTCTTtatgggtttttcttttctttaccgTCCTTGACTAGtgattcattttattttgcgtcctttttattttctagtcTCGGATGCTTGTCTATTGTATCCGAAACGAGGTCTTCATTTTGATTCCAGGCGCTGACTCTCAGTTTTCAGTCGAACACGATTTCATTATTCCTTCCGTAGCTTTGAGATTAAAAACTTCCTGCTTTAGTAGACAACTCTCATTTTTGATGTAGTTCACGTACTATGAATATTGCGTCGAAATGTTTCTGTTCGTAAACAACTTtgttctatttatttatttttttttttcagtttatgtCCCTAGTTGGACTATGATTTCAGTTTATCTTAACTAGTTCCTccattccttatttttttctctcttttattttctaagcTATTTCGTAGTAATTATTCATTAGCTCTGTTAGATTTGTCTTTATCGAAGGACTGAATGACTGAATTGtcctcattttatttttattttttatttttttttcgtgactgCGAACGCAGCGCTGAAACATTCGCCTTCTAAGAAGAAGCTGACAGCTCGGACACGAGCAACCTCCGTTACGGATAGTGCTGCGCCAGCAAACTACGACCAGCTCGCCACAAGTCAAGAATCAGGTAACCTACATCGTCCTTGCCAATGAAAGCCTACAAAATTCTTAGCAAAATCGGCCTCTTATCTCAAACACGGCTATTGTACACATTTTACTGTCTACGTCAATCTGCCGGGGGATTTCACTTTATGCCAAGTGCCTTCCCTTCAAGCGCGTAGTGAAACAGAATAGGCGTCTTCACAGTGATAggattttcttaaaaaaaaaaaaaaaacgtaagagAAAAGTTgatgttattgttgttgtctgCTTTCGAATCGCCCAGCGTCAGACGCCGGAGCGATCGGTGGTGTTTCGACTATGCCACATCCGACAGGAACGGGTTCAATGTCAGGACCAGCAACTGCAGTTACGTTTAGCAACACAGTGGTTGGAGGCGGTGGTACGAGCGCTACTGGAAACAGTGTCGGCGGTGGCATTGGCGGAAGCTCCGCTACTCCCGTCAATTTACCCGCTGTCCTAAAAGACCGTGTGCCAAGCAACTTGAGACCGGGTTCTGGGGCTGGTCCCAGGGGCCCTCCTCCACCCGTTCCGCCGCGCTCGCCTAAACGGGTTAATATTGCCGTGCCGTCGTCTCAAGGAGGGGCATCGGCAGGCTCGGCTAAAGGTGAAGCGAATAAAAGAATGATGGGTGAACTTTTCGTTCCAGTATATTTTCATCATCAGAGAAATTTGACTACTtgatgatctttttttttttttttggtttattagctattgtttatcttttttttggaaattttgtTGGCTGATCGTTTGTGAACTGAGCATGATGGCGTTGATTTGGAACGTTTTAATTACTGTTTTTCACTCATTGTCACCCTAGTCCTCGCATCGTTGACTAAAAGACGTAGATGATGTCGGTCTTTACAGTGCCCTGCGTTTTGAATTAATCGCCCATTCccggagatttttttttgtagtaaaGCTTGTTGTGCTATTCTCAGTTTGGTTTGGTTAGTTTGCGttgatttgtgtgtgtttttttcagaatttttaaTGTATCCGCCCGATGCTGCTGCACGAAGTAGCTGCCGCTGCATGTAATCTGTTGGCATTGGAACTTTTGCGTCCGTGTTTCTTCAAAGCGTTTCAtcacatttctttctctttttttaacagtATCATTTCGACCAAGAGCCAGCAATGAAGATGGAGAATCCCGAAGCCTaccatcatcttcatcttcgtcatcgACACCTCCTCCTGCATTTGAGGATGTTCTGCGTTCGGGTTCATCGGATAGGCCCCGTGAACAGCCGATGGCCCAGACTAGCCGAGCTGGAAGTAAATCGGCTAACATCTCGACAAAGAGACAAACGGAGACAACCGTAAGCAGGAACTGGACGTCGCAAGCTGAAGCTATCAGGTAGGGCttctatattttcttttaggtataaataattGCCATAATTAAGGGTTAGAAAGCGATCAGTTAACACGAAAGGGCTTCTGTGGTTAGGAATCCGCAATTCGGGAAGCAGATCGAAACATCAGTGGTCAGTCATACCGAAGAATTGGTTTGCATGACAAGTCATCATATCTTCAGGTTAGAAAATTATTACTCAGTTCCCGTTGTTCTCTCGACACTGAGAAACGCGCTAACTGCAACGATGGAAGTGTTTTTACAGCTTGCATATTAACACCATCAATCGATTAGACCCTAAGGACTCCTTGGATCGGTATTAGCTTTCAGGGTTTGGACAAATGCATGCACTGgggaaaattgatttttacTAACAGCCACTTTAGAGTGAAGCCTCGGTGAGCAAAACAAAGGGCTTCATAGACGTTTGCGTGTTGTTTCTTAAATCTAATTTCTGTGTCGGACAATTCTTACTCACCTTTACGGGTCATTGATTGCAAAACAGCATGTCCGAAGTCCAGCTGGAGGTACGATCGAACAGCAAAGCGTCATCACTAGGGAGTGGGGAAATCTTAAGAATGGCGAGCGGTGTTCTTTCCGGAGGCCATACACCGACCCCGACATGGACGGAAGGAACGCCTTCCTTCACTGAATCATCATCTTCCGGTGAATTAGGTATTGCGTCCATTACATTCATATAGGAATTACGTtatgttttctgtttcacCAGGATTTTCAGGATCGCCGAAAATGAACCAAACTTCGGCCAACTCGTCCCGCGTTCATGCCAAGGTTGTCAACGAAGGAAGTATGTCTCCGAGTTTTCATCAGGATTCTGAAATGGTGAGTTCCGTTCGCATTCCGTGAACAATTTTGCTGTCCTGGAAAAAGGCGGACGACAGCACAACGAGCAAAAAACCAACGAACTTTTCGAGACTGTGCTGGTTCCTATTAAGCGAATCTTCTTTCCGAATTTCCTATACGTCTTCCGTATTgcccaacattttctttaaagtgTAGAGGAACACAAACATTTGtctgaccttttttttttttctcatactGCCTGGACAACTTCTTATTATATTATCGGCTTGATACCATAACTTGTTCCTCCGGTTTTGGTAAAAAAACGTTTGCTGACCAGTGACAATAGCCGGACGCGGAAGGAAGTTTTCCTACACGCTAGTAGTTGCAGACGGGATtgaaaaatcctttttgttttcaccgCGCGATATTACCGGGAAGAAATCTATCGAAATTTAGGTGCCCCCCAAAAAATCCCAGTCTGTTTTCTCTTCGTCTAGATTACAAAGAAGCTAATCGTTGATATCGGACTTGTACATTGAACCGTTTACAGACTCACCTGTAAGAGAGCTGAGATTAGCTGGGAGCTTTGCGGTGAACATCTTGGATTGCTGGAGAAAAACTGAAGAATTGGAGAAGAAGATAGAAATGGAGAAGCAAAATGTTTTGATGGACGATGGTTTCGTGAATGTTTGCCTTCTATTTGCTTAGTCTCTTTGCGTACTATTTTTGCTGTCGCTGTTATCACTACATCCTACTCTTCGGTGGGTTATTTCCTTCCTCGTCTCGTGTGTCTCTTCTATGTTtttatgtaacaaaaaaaaaagaaaagaaaaagaaagaaagtgagGTCCATTCGATGCTGTTCTTGTGTGGAAATTCAACGTGAACACTGCCCCTGTCGTTTGATCAGTGGTTTGTATATCCAGAGTTGATATTTCCACCTATAAAAGATAGTTGTGATTCTCTCGCTGGTTTTGGTTCCTTATTTTTTGGctgtttattcttttcatttttttttttcttttgctcgtAATGACTATGGTCGATGTTCTGAATGGTTATGCCCACACACATGGTTTCTATTTTGGAAACCTAAAGAAAATCGTCTTATTACTATTGTTTTCTAGTTAATATTTGTGGATGTTTTCATTCGTTATCATTCGGTGGATGGTTTGCCTGTGGGCTTATTATGATTCCGTATTGGGGTCGTGtattctttctccttttcctgTGGCCAATCTTTATTACTCCCCCCATTTTCGTGTGTTGCTCTGTCAAAtgttttggttcttttttggCAGGTGGCTACGTCTGCCCATTGCCCTCCTTTGCTCGTCTTTCCTTCTGCGTGTGGTGTTTGTGGGAATATGCATTCATTAAATCCTGTTTTTTTACGAAGCAATAACCGCCAGAGAGTGCTGGATCTGTTTTTTTGTACATTGATACACCTCATCTAGTTCTCTATATCCTAATTCCCTTTATCTGTACAAGTAatgcttcgtttttttccttttcgtttgtCTAAAATCTCAGCGTGTCGGCCATGACGGTGCGTACTGTGTAGCTCTACTTTCTCTGCCTATTCCTCTTTGTCATGTGTCTCTTACCGTTAAACAAAAGATTATCACAATTATCTCTTTGCtgtgttagaaaaaaaaattaccttccATCCTGTTCataacgtttctttttttcctgcaGTATTTTATACCTATTCTGTATGTGTtataaatattcttttttttttctcctactATTTTCTGTCTCCTCTGAATGACTATATCTCCCGAACCTATGTAACAGCGCTGGCAATGTTTCGTGGTTTCTTCATTGTGTGCTTAACTGGAGACTATATCATTGAATGTTTTATTCGTACTTTCCCTTCTGTTGTTCTACATACATATTAACTGTCAAACTGTGAGTAGAAAGAAGTGGATTCAAGTTGAAGGAAACATTACAATAAAACCGGAAGAAGAAGTACAGCTTGTACGCTTGAATTCCTGTTGTTCAAATGGAAAACGTTAGGTTTCCTAATGCTGAAACATGGTGTAATAGCTAAAAAATTTGGTACGTAACGTACTACCTTGTTAACTGAAACCAGGTTTGCTAATGTAGGTGTCAGGGGAGTCTGGTATTGCCCACTAGTGGCAGTGAACGgaaatacatttatttttcactaCTCGGCATATCTATTTTTGACCGATGATGCGACTGGCCTGTTCCGGTTTACCCATGTAGACTGGGTTGAGTTGGAGCAGAGTTCGCCACGAGAAAGAACACTCGAAAACCGTAGACATTGAACAGCCACCACATTGAAGAATCcttaaataaattttacttTATTCCATGTTAGTCAACACAAGCGATTGGGGAACGGCAAAAGTTACGGTTCCACTGAAACGTTTTGAAAGCTTTTCAACCACTTCCATGCTGAGAATGTCGGTAAGCACAAGTCGAACGATTCTGGCTTTATAGTACAGTTTCTACCACGAGGTTATTTTATATCAACATTGACTAACTCCTTTATAAATTTTCAGAGAAGAAACACGTAGCCAAGCAAAGCAATTACCTGAGAGGCAATTGAAAATCAGCATAATAATGAGATGAGAAGACCATGTAGCATGGTTAAGCAACTTTGCTGTATATGGCGTAGCTCTGATGCCAGAAGATTTTTGATGTAAGCATATTAAAACCTTGTTAATTAATTcttcaataacaaaatatttaatatatTAAACAGTGGCTGTGATATACATGGGGAATATTGCCACGTTGATTGCATAGGTAATTATTTGTCtaaaacgaaattcttttgaaaattaaaaggtGTCTTCCTTGCCTTTTTGTAGATATTATTGAGAAGAGCTCCTGCGTCATTTATTAGTTTTTCTATTcagtaaatataaattttgttATTGCATTTTCTATTCtaagaataaaatttgaatgctATTAAAAATGCAGACAGGGATCTGAGCTTCATGAAAAAACTGGAACAGTTAAGGAAGGAagagttaagaaaaaaagaagtggacaCCAAAATACCCCAACTGTGCTAAATCATTGTTTGTTATCGTGTAGAAAACTACAAGTGTGATGCTTGTCGAGGAAGAGATGTCAACAGTACAACCTGCGCAGAGTATCTCTGACATTTGCCTACAAGGTATCTTTTTCTATTAAGTTTTATCTTGTCTAATTTTCTTTGGTTGTTTACTGTATCATGTAGCAGAAAAAGATGGAGACAGTAgcggaagaagaggaaattttttaaaaactcctAAAGAATGATGCAGACTGTTTTGACGATGATAATTGTACCCGAAcatgtgaaagaaaaacccGTTGTCCCGGTTCCCAAGCCATCTCAACATACGGCAACAAAAGAAGGTATACTGTTAAATCGTTTAAACATTCATTGTTTCTAAAATTTATTTAGAGACTAGGAAAAGGCTAAAGGAAGCCATCGTTCCTCTGCTATTTCGGGGGACCACTGTCGCTAGAAGAATCACCCCGTCTATAGATTCGGGAGGT
This genomic stretch from Daphnia carinata strain CSIRO-1 chromosome 4, CSIRO_AGI_Dcar_HiC_V3, whole genome shotgun sequence harbors:
- the LOC130694632 gene encoding phosphatidylinositol 4-phosphate 5-kinase type-1 gamma-like isoform X3, which produces MSTSSSVVQLGAVSSMSGPHSILEIGERNEQTPSSSENDTTVHQDGPSHTESNHKEAARSLTPMNQHDPSSDPNDCIPQHDDELSSSEDVATGSSKKEKRPPPLEMAQDPSLATGEGPKTPLSPRARSAGTLKTDREKKLGHRRVGEGGEVTYKKIHTSQIMGSIQLGISHAVGGLASKPERDLLMQDFMTIETTNFYSQGSQLTPAHHYSDFRFKSFAPIAFRYFRDLFGIQPDDFLLSLCNEPLRELTNPGASGSIFYLSADDEFIIKTVQHKEGEFLMKLLLGYYMNLNQNPRTLLPKFFGLYCYICNSKNVRMVVMNNLLPSSIKLHEKYDLKGSTYKRKASKSERSKTVPTFKDLDFLELHPDGIMLEADTYNALIKTIQRDCRVLESFKIMDYSLLVAIHNLDLAAKEEAERRRNNSIGDEDSGEENGAVAGTSSGATGTTQPPPLVRSRSINRQKLVAHSTALESIQAESEPIDEEDDVPPGGIPARNAKGERLLVFLGIIDILQSYRLKKKLEHTLKAMIHDGDTVSVHRPGFYSQRFQNFMAKQVFRKVPSPLKHSPSKKKLTARTRATSVTDSAAPANYDQLATSQESASDAGAIGGVSTMPHPTGTGSMSGPATAVTFSNTVVGGGGTSATGNSVGGGIGGSSATPVNLPAVLKDRVPSNLRPGSGAGPRGPPPPVPPRSPKRVNIAVPSSQGGASAGSAKVSFRPRASNEDGESRSLPSSSSSSSTPPPAFEDVLRSGSSDRPREQPMAQTSRAGSKSANISTKRQTETTVSRNWTSQAEAIRNPQFGKQIETSVVSHTEELVCMTSHHIFSMSEVQLEVRSNSKASSLGSGEILRMASGVLSGGHTPTPTWTEGTPSFTESSSSGELGFSGSPKMNQTSANSSRVHAKVVNEGSMSPSFHQDSEMVSSVRIP
- the LOC130694632 gene encoding phosphatidylinositol 4-phosphate 5-kinase type-1 alpha-like isoform X5 — its product is MSTSSSVVQLGAVSSMSGPHSILEIGERNEQTPSSSENDTTVHQDGPSHTESNHKEAARSLTPMNQHDPSSDPNDCIPQHDDELSSSEDVATGSSKKEKRPPPLEMAQDPSLATGEGPKTPLSPRARSAGTLKTDREKKLGHRRVGEGGEVTYKKIHTSQIMGSIQLGISHAVGGLASKPERDLLMQDFMTIETTNFYSQGSQLTPAHHYSDFRFKSFAPIAFRYFRDLFGIQPDDFLLSLCNEPLRELTNPGASGSIFYLSADDEFIIKTVQHKEGEFLMKLLLGYYMNLNQNPRTLLPKFFGLYCYICNSKNVRMVVMNNLLPSSIKLHEKYDLKGSTYKRKASKSERSKTVPTFKDLDFLELHPDGIMLEADTYNALIKTIQRDCRVLESFKIMDYSLLVAIHNLDLAAKEEAERRRNNSIGDEDSGEENGAVAGTSSGATGTTQPPPLVRSRSINRQKLVAHSTALESIQAESEPIDEEDDVPPGGIPARNAKGERLLVFLGIIDILQSYRLKKKLEHTLKAMIHDGDTVSVHRPGFYSQRFQNFMAKQVFRKVPSLDLPEFKGKHRKFRNLVSSYLALKHSPSKKKLTARTRATSVTDSAAPANYDQLATSQESVSFRPRASNEDGESRSLPSSSSSSSTPPPAFEDVLRSGSSDRPREQPMAQTSRAGSKSANISTKRQTETTVSRNWTSQAEAIRNPQFGKQIETSVVSHTEELVCMTSHHIFSMSEVQLEVRSNSKASSLGSGEILRMASGVLSGGHTPTPTWTEGTPSFTESSSSGELGFSGSPKMNQTSANSSRVHAKVVNEGSMSPSFHQDSEMVSSVRIP
- the LOC130694632 gene encoding phosphatidylinositol 4-phosphate 5-kinase type-1 gamma-like isoform X4 gives rise to the protein MSTSSSVVQLGAVSSMSGPHSILEIGERNEQTPSSSENDTTVHQDGPSHTESNHKEAARSLTPMNQHDPSSDPNDCIPQHDDELSSSEDVATGSSKKEKRPPPLEMAQDPSLATGEGPKTPLSPRARSAGTLKTDREKKLGHRRVGEGGEVTYKKIHTSQIMGSIQLGISHAVGGLASKPERDLLMQDFMTIETTNFYSQGSQLTPAHHYSDFRFKSFAPIAFRYFRDLFGIQPDDFLLSLCNEPLRELTNPGASGSIFYLSADDEFIIKTVQHKEGEFLMKLLLGYYMNLNQNPRTLLPKFFGLYCYICNSKNVRMVVMNNLLPSSIKLHEKYDLKGSTYKRKASKSERSKTVPTFKDLDFLELHPDGIMLEADTYNALIKTIQRDCRVLESFKIMDYSLLVAIHNLDLAAKEEAERRRNNSIGDEDSGEENGAVAGTSSGATGTTQPPPLVRSRSINRQKLVAHSTALESIQAESEPIDEEDDVPPGGIPARNAKGERLLVFLGIIDILQSYRLKKKLEHTLKAMIHDGDTVSVHRPGFYSQRFQNFMAKQVFRKVPSLDLPEFKGKHRKFRNLVSSYLALKHSPSKKKLTARTRATSVTDSAAPANYDQLATSQESASDAGAIGGVSTMPHPTGTGSMSGPATAVTFSNTVVGGGGTSATGNSVGGGIGGSSATPVNLPAVLKDRVPSNLRPGSGAGPRGPPPPVPPRSPKRVNIAVPSSQGGASAGSAKVSFRPRASNEDGESRSLPSSSSSSSTPPPAFEDVLRSGSSDRPREQPMAQTSRAGSKSANISTKRQTETTVSRNWTSQAEAISMSEVQLEVRSNSKASSLGSGEILRMASGVLSGGHTPTPTWTEGTPSFTESSSSGELGFSGSPKMNQTSANSSRVHAKVVNEGSMSPSFHQDSEMVSSVRIP
- the LOC130694632 gene encoding phosphatidylinositol 4-phosphate 5-kinase type-1 gamma-like isoform X2, producing the protein MSTSSSVVQLGAVSSMSGPHSILEIGERNEQTPSSSENDTTVHQDGPSHTESNHKEAARSLTPMNQHDPSSDPNDCIPQHDDELSSSEDVATGSSKKEKRPPPLEMAQDPSLATGEGPKTPLSPRARSAGTLKTDREKKLGHRRVGEGGEVTYKKIHTSQIMGSIQLGISHAVGGLASKPERDLLMQDFMTIETTNFYSQGSQLTPAHHYSDFRFKSFAPIAFRYFRDLFGIQPDDFLLSLCNEPLRELTNPGASGSIFYLSADDEFIIKTVQHKEGEFLMKLLLGYYMNLNQNPRTLLPKFFGLYCYICNSKNVRMVVMNNLLPSSIKLHEKYDLKGSTYKRKASKSERSKTVPTFKDLDFLELHPDGIMLEADTYNALIKTIQRDCRVLESFKIMDYSLLVAIHNLDLAAKEEAERRRNNSIGDEDSGEENGAVAGTSSGATGTTQPPPLVRSRSINRQKLVAHSTALESIQAESEPIDEEDDVPPGGIPARNAKGERLLVFLGIIDILQSYRLKKKLEHTLKAMIHDGDTVSVHRPGFYSQRFQNFMAKQVFRKVPSLDLPEFKGKHRKFRNLVSSYLALKHSPSKKKLTARTRATSVTDSAAPANYDQLATSQESASDAGAIGGVSTMPHPTGTGSMSGPATAVTFSNTVVGGGGTSATGNSVGGGIGGSSATPVNLPAVLKDRVPSNLRPGSGAGPRGPPPPVPPRSPKRVNIAVPSSQGGASAGSAKVSFRPRASNEDGESRSLPSSSSSSSTPPPAFEDVLRSGSSDRPREQPMAQTSRAGSKSANISTKRQTETTVSRNWTSQAEAIRNPQFGKQIETSVVSHTEELVCMTSHHIFSMSEVQLEVRSNSKASSLGSGEILRMASGVLSGGHTPTPTWTEGTPSFTESSSSGFSGSPKMNQTSANSSRVHAKVVNEGSMSPSFHQDSEMVSSVRIP
- the LOC130694632 gene encoding phosphatidylinositol 4-phosphate 5-kinase type-1 gamma-like isoform X1; the encoded protein is MSTSSSVVQLGAVSSMSGPHSILEIGERNEQTPSSSENDTTVHQDGPSHTESNHKEAARSLTPMNQHDPSSDPNDCIPQHDDELSSSEDVATGSSKKEKRPPPLEMAQDPSLATGEGPKTPLSPRARSAGTLKTDREKKLGHRRVGEGGEVTYKKIHTSQIMGSIQLGISHAVGGLASKPERDLLMQDFMTIETTNFYSQGSQLTPAHHYSDFRFKSFAPIAFRYFRDLFGIQPDDFLLSLCNEPLRELTNPGASGSIFYLSADDEFIIKTVQHKEGEFLMKLLLGYYMNLNQNPRTLLPKFFGLYCYICNSKNVRMVVMNNLLPSSIKLHEKYDLKGSTYKRKASKSERSKTVPTFKDLDFLELHPDGIMLEADTYNALIKTIQRDCRVLESFKIMDYSLLVAIHNLDLAAKEEAERRRNNSIGDEDSGEENGAVAGTSSGATGTTQPPPLVRSRSINRQKLVAHSTALESIQAESEPIDEEDDVPPGGIPARNAKGERLLVFLGIIDILQSYRLKKKLEHTLKAMIHDGDTVSVHRPGFYSQRFQNFMAKQVFRKVPSLDLPEFKGKHRKFRNLVSSYLALKHSPSKKKLTARTRATSVTDSAAPANYDQLATSQESASDAGAIGGVSTMPHPTGTGSMSGPATAVTFSNTVVGGGGTSATGNSVGGGIGGSSATPVNLPAVLKDRVPSNLRPGSGAGPRGPPPPVPPRSPKRVNIAVPSSQGGASAGSAKVSFRPRASNEDGESRSLPSSSSSSSTPPPAFEDVLRSGSSDRPREQPMAQTSRAGSKSANISTKRQTETTVSRNWTSQAEAIRNPQFGKQIETSVVSHTEELVCMTSHHIFSMSEVQLEVRSNSKASSLGSGEILRMASGVLSGGHTPTPTWTEGTPSFTESSSSGELGFSGSPKMNQTSANSSRVHAKVVNEGSMSPSFHQDSEMVSSVRIP